Proteins co-encoded in one Ammospiza caudacuta isolate bAmmCau1 chromosome 16, bAmmCau1.pri, whole genome shotgun sequence genomic window:
- the PPP2CA gene encoding serine/threonine-protein phosphatase 2A catalytic subunit alpha isoform: protein MEEKVFTKELDQWVEQLNECKQLSEGQVKSLCEKAKEILTKESNVQEVRCPVTVCGDVHGQFHDLMELFRIGGKSPDTNYLFMGDYVDRGYYSVETVTLLVALKVRYRERITILRGNHESRQITQVYGFYDECLRKYGNANVWKYFTDLFDYLPLTALVDGQIFCLHGGLSPSIDTLDHIRALDRLQEVPHEGPMCDLLWSDPDDRGGWGISPRGAGYTFGQDISETFNHANGLTLVSRAHQLVMEGYNWCHDRNVVTIFSAPNYCYRCGNQAAIMELDDTLKYSFLQFDPAPRRGEPHVTRRTPDYFL, encoded by the exons ATGGAGGAGAAGGTCTTCACCAAGGAGCTCGACCAGTGGGTGGAGCAGCTCAACGAGTGCAAGCAGCTGTCCGAGGGGCAGGTGAAGAGCCTCTGCGAGAAG GCTAAAGAAATTTTGACAAAAGAATCCAACGTACAAGAAGTGCGATGTCCAGTCACAGTCTGTGGAGATGTCCATGGACAATTTCACGACCTCATGGAACTTTTCAGAATTGGAGGCAAATCACCAGACACAAACTATTTGTTTATGGGGGACTATGTTGACAGAGGATATTATTCAGTCGAAACAGTCACATTGCTTGTAGCTCTTAAG GTCCGTTACCGTGAACGCATCACAATTCTTCGAGGGAACCATGAAAGCAGGCAAATCACACAAGTTTATGGCTTCTATGATGAATGTTTAAGGAAATATGGAAATGCAAATGTttggaaatacttcacagaccTTTTTGATTACCTGCCTCTAACTGCCTTGGTGGATGGCCAG ATTTTTTGTCTACATGGTGGCCTCTCTCCATCTATAGATACACTGGATCACATCAGAGCACTTGATCGTTTGCAGGAAGTTCCCCATGAG GGTCCAATGTGTGACTTGCTATGGTCAGATCCAGATGATCGTGGTGGTTGGGGAATTTCTCCTCGAGGTGCAGGTTACACATTTGGACAGGATATTTCAGAAACCTTTAACCATGCTAATGGCCTTACGTTGGTTTCAAGAGCTCATCAGTTGGTAATGGAG gGGTACAACTGGTGCCATGATCGGAATGTAGTAACAATTTTCAGTGCTCCAAACTATTGTTACCGTTGTGGCAACCAGGCTGCAATTATGGAACTTGATGACACTCTAAAATACTCCTT TTTGCAGTTTGACCCGGCGCCGCGCAGAGGTGAACCGCATGTTACTCGTCGCACCCCAGACTACTTCCTGTAA